A window of the Acidovorax sp. YS12 genome harbors these coding sequences:
- a CDS encoding biopolymer transporter ExbD: protein MPAMASRSGSRRRSMNEINMVPFIDVMLVLLIIFMVTAPMLTPSSIDVPSVGKGKAQPKSFATVIVGKDGDLRFKTRDAERTLNLREIGATARQWQEGQPAESAVIIAADKSVQYEAVVKAMDALQRAGVQRVGLSVKQGNP, encoded by the coding sequence ATGCCCGCCATGGCCTCCCGCAGCGGCAGCCGCCGCCGTTCGATGAACGAAATCAACATGGTGCCCTTCATCGACGTGATGCTGGTGCTGCTCATCATCTTCATGGTCACGGCGCCGATGCTCACGCCCAGTTCCATCGACGTGCCCAGCGTCGGCAAGGGCAAGGCGCAGCCCAAGAGCTTCGCCACCGTGATCGTCGGCAAGGACGGCGACCTGCGCTTCAAGACCCGCGACGCCGAGCGCACGCTCAACCTGCGCGAGATCGGCGCCACGGCGCGCCAGTGGCAGGAAGGCCAGCCGGCCGAGTCCGCCGTCATCATCGCCGCCGACAAAAGCGTGCAGTACGAGGCCGTGGTCAAGGCCATGGACGCGCTGCAGCGCGCCGGCGTGCAGCGCGTGGGCCTGTCAGTCAAGCAAGGGAACCCCTGA
- the tolA gene encoding cell envelope integrity protein TolA codes for MQAFNDRDQFAPPRPPGRLRAIALAVLAHGILIGALTWGVQWKTSADQPAVEAELWAAIPQQAAPREVAPPPPPPVAAPEPAPVAPPPPPAPPPRQAQPDTHEADIALERQKKRQEEEKKRQHEQELERKEHERRERLEQEKKERLQKEKAAHEKAEREKAQREKQLAEQKKLEQQKAEQEKQKKLAEEKRKAEAEAKRAEEFRKEQMRRIAGLAGATGGETATGTAQRSAGPSGSYGGKVAAKVKPNIIYPDAVSGNPRTEVEVRAAPDGTIVGTRILQSSGNKAWDDAVVRALQKTETLPRDVDGRVPSSLVIGFRPKD; via the coding sequence ATGCAGGCCTTCAACGACCGCGACCAGTTCGCCCCGCCCCGCCCGCCCGGGCGCCTGCGCGCCATCGCGCTGGCGGTGCTCGCCCACGGCATCCTGATCGGTGCGCTGACCTGGGGCGTGCAGTGGAAGACCAGCGCCGACCAGCCCGCCGTGGAGGCCGAACTCTGGGCCGCCATCCCGCAGCAGGCGGCGCCGCGCGAGGTGGCCCCGCCGCCACCGCCGCCCGTGGCGGCGCCCGAGCCCGCGCCAGTGGCCCCGCCGCCCCCGCCCGCCCCGCCGCCACGCCAGGCGCAGCCCGATACGCACGAGGCCGACATCGCCCTGGAGCGCCAGAAAAAGCGCCAGGAAGAAGAAAAGAAGCGCCAGCACGAGCAGGAGCTGGAACGCAAGGAGCACGAGCGCCGCGAACGCCTGGAGCAGGAGAAGAAGGAACGCCTGCAGAAGGAAAAGGCCGCGCACGAAAAAGCCGAACGCGAGAAGGCCCAGCGCGAGAAGCAACTGGCCGAGCAGAAGAAGCTGGAGCAGCAGAAAGCCGAGCAGGAAAAGCAGAAGAAGCTGGCCGAGGAAAAGCGCAAGGCCGAAGCCGAGGCCAAGCGCGCCGAGGAGTTCCGCAAGGAGCAGATGCGCCGCATCGCCGGCCTGGCGGGCGCCACCGGCGGCGAGACCGCCACGGGCACCGCGCAGCGCAGCGCCGGCCCCTCTGGCAGCTACGGCGGCAAGGTGGCGGCCAAGGTCAAGCCCAACATCATTTACCCCGACGCGGTGTCGGGCAACCCGCGCACCGAGGTGGAGGTGCGCGCCGCGCCGGACGGCACCATCGTCGGCACGCGCATCCTGCAGTCCAGCGGCAACAAGGCCTGGGACGACGCCGTGGTGCGCGCCCTGCAGAAGACCGAAACCCTGCCGCGCGACGTGGACGGGCGCGTGCCCTCGTCGCTGGTGATCGGCTTCCGCCCGAAGGACTGA